In one window of Nothobranchius furzeri strain GRZ-AD chromosome 11, NfurGRZ-RIMD1, whole genome shotgun sequence DNA:
- the LOC139073066 gene encoding spectrin alpha chain, non-erythrocytic 1-like, whose amino-acid sequence MEEGHFAGSEPSARQNILIHHVLTPDLLTRQQQVAPTDDETGKELVLALYDYQEKSPGEVTMKKGDILTLLNSTNKVVLLELASLAE is encoded by the exons atggaggaag gtcacttcgctggttcagaaccctcggcccgtcagaacattcttatccaccacgttctaacaccagacctgttaacccgacagcaacaagtggctccaactgacgatgagaccgggaaggagctggttctggctctgtacgactaccaggagaagagtcctggagaggtcaccatgaagaagggcgacatcctcacgctgctcaacagcaccaacaag gttgttttacttgaactcgcgtctttagctgaatga